ATAGAAATAAACATTGAATATCTTTTTCTAATTTGCTTATTAATATCTTTACTTTCTGTATATAATTCCAATGGTCCATGCGCTTTATTTTTTCGCATATATACTCTTCCAGCATATTCTGCAACTATAGTAATTCCACTTTGTTCTAAAAAATTAAGATACTCTTTTTTCTTGTCTCCATGATAGTTTGGAATATCAATTTTATATTGATACTTAGCTGGTGAAACATCTTCAAACTCATAATTTCCATTGCTATATCCTATTAACATAAGTCCACTTTCACCTTGTTCATTTAACCATTCTTCTTCTTTACAAATATCCAAAAAAGTCTTTTTAACTGTTGTTTTCATTGTTTTTCTCCTTTACTGTTCTCGCATTTTTCAATAATTCTTCTAAACGAATAAGTTCTAACTCAAAATATTTTTTTCCTGTATCTGTTATAATATATTCTATTTTTCTATCTTGAGGTTCATTATCCAACTGTCTAATCCAGTTCTTTTTTTGTAGTGTGTCTAATGCCCCATAAAGTGTTCCTGCTCCAAGATTTACTCTATTATCAGTCATCTCTGCAATATCTTTCATTAAAGCATATCCATGAGCTGGGTTATGAAGACGAAGTAAAATATAAAAAACAGATTCTGTTAAAGCTCCACTATTAGTTTGTCTTCCCATTATTTCTCCTTTCTATTACGTTTTATGATATATCGTAATTAAAGTATATCATAAAAAGTAATAGTTGTCAACACTTTAATAAAAAAATTTTTTATTTGTAAAATATAGTAAAATCAGCAATAATAGGATATTTTATTAAGAGATTCTTGTTGTTTCACAATAAAAAAAGCAGAAATTTTTTTAATCTCTGCCTTCTATAATATTATTTTTTAAAATTTATTTTATTTTCATTACCATTAATAAGTCTTACAATATTACTTTTATGTCTATATATACTTAAACTTGCTAAAAGAAAAAATGTTAATAAAACATAAATATTTCTATATTTAAAAAATATATATGATATTGGCAATACTAAAGTTGTTGTAAGTATTGACCCCAATGATATATATTTCGTCAATACAACTATTGTAATAAATAGTATAATTGCTACAATTGCAATTTTATAGTCTAAAAATATAATAAATCCAAAAGAGGATGCAATACCCTTTCCACCTTTAAAATTCAAAAACACAGGCCAATTATGCCCTATAACCACAAAAATTCCAGCTAATAGAACACCATTTAATCCTAATAGCTTCATTCCTATAAAACAAGCTAAAATTGATTTTAAAAGGTCAACAATAAATGTTAGAGCTCCTGCCTTAATTCCAAAGACTCTTAATGCATTCGTCGTTCCCGCATTTTTACTTCCATAATCTCTAATATCTTTATTAAATAACAACTTTCCAAAAATCATTCCACCAGATATATTACCTAAAAAATAAGCAATAATTATACAAAATATAAAATTAAACATTTTCTTCTCCCCTTGCTCTAAGTTCAAAAACTATAGGAGAAGAAGTAAATGAAAAATTCTTTCTAATTTGATTTTCTAAATATCTCAAATATGAAAAATGCATCAACTCCACTTTATTAACAAATATTACAAACTTCGGTGGTCTAACCGAAACTTGACTTGCATAAAATATTTTTAGTCTTTGTCCTTTATCAGTAGGTGGTGAATTATGAACAACTGCATCATTTATAATATCATTTAAAATCCCAGTTGAAATTCTTGTACTATAATTTTCATCTGCAATTCTTATAGCGTCAAATAATTTATCAATTCTTTGCCCTGTTTTAACTGAAATAAAAACAAGTTGTGCATACGGAACAAAGCTTAATTTAGTTCTTATATCATCTTCAAAAGCTTTATAAGTTTTATTATCTTTAACGATTAAATCCCATTTATTAACTGCGATGATTAAAGATTTATTTTGTTCTTTAGCAAAACCAATAACTTTTGTATCCTGTTCCGTAACACCTTCTGTAGCATCAATCAAAAGAATTGCAATATCTGATCTTTCAACTGCATTTAAAGTTCTTACTACACTATATCTTTCCAAGTTTTCAGTTATATTCTTTTTTCTTCTTAGCCCAGCAGTATCAGTGAAAATGTAAGTTTTTCCATCAATTTCAACTCTAGAATCTATAGAATCTCTTGTAGTTCCGGCAATATCAGAAACAATCATTCTTTCTTCCCCAAGAATTCTATTCATTAAAGAGCTCTTACCTACATTAGGTTTCCCAATTAATGCAATTTTTGTTACTTCATCTTCTTCCCCTGTATATTTATTTTCAGGAAATTCTTTTATAATTTCATCAAGCAAATCTCCAAGTCCAAAACCTTGAGTCGCAGATATAATATTCAAATTTTCAAAACCAAGCTCATAAAACTCATAAACTTCTGCAGGCATTTTATGAGTATCAACTTTATTTACAGCTAGAACAACTGGCTTTTTAGTTCTTCTCAAATAGTTTGAAATTTCTCTATCTTCATCCATTAAGCCACTTTTCCCATCCACTACAAATAAAATTACATCAGCATTTTCCATTGCAACATCAGCTTGAGCTTTAATTTTTTGTAAAATAATATCATCACTATTAGGCTCAAGTCCTCCTGTATCGCAAAGAATAAAATGTTTATTTTGCCATTCAGCATCTTGATATAATCTATCTCTCGTAACACCGGGAGTATCTTCAGTAATAGCAATTCTTTTATTTATAAGTTTATTAAAAAGTGTTGATTTCCCAACATTTGGTCGTCCAACTACACAAACTAAAGGTCTTTCCATAAATTCACCTCCACTTTCTTAATATATTTTAACATATTTTGTTATTTAAAAAAATAAGCTCCTACAAAGGAGCTCATTATTATACTGGATAAATAGAAACTTGTTTTTTATCTCTACCTTTTCTTTCAAATCTTACAACACCAGAAACTTTAGCAAAAAGTGTATCATCTCCACCCTTACCAACATTTACTCCTGGGTGTATTTTTGTTCCACGTTGTCTAACTAAAATATTTCCTGCAAGAACGAATTGTCCATCCCCTCTTTTAGTACCTAATCTTTTAGCTCTACTATCACGACCGTTCTTAGTACTACCTAAACCTTTTTTACTGGAAAAAAGTTGTAAATTAATTTTTAACATACTCTACACCTCCTTATAATAAATCTCAATATATTTATTATATTCTTCTTTCAATGATATAATGCCAACTTCAAAAGTTTTTATTATCGTCTGAATATCTCTAACCTTAGCTTCATCTAAATTTTCAATATCTATCATCATCTTTAAATAACCATCTCCTACATCAATATCCATATACTTAGGGTCTATGGAACAGATTTTTTCAATAGAATTTGGTGTATTCATAGATAAAATAGATAATGATGCACAGAGAATATCATTCTCTTTACTAAAATCAGCATGTCCATCCATTTCAAATCCGTAATATAAATCTTTTTTCTTAAAAATATAAATATCAGTCATTAAAATGCAATACTTTCAATTTTAACTTTTGTAAATGGTTGACGATGTCCTTTTTTCTTTCTATAATTTTTCTTAGCTTTGAACTTGAAAATTATAACTTTCTTTCCTCTTCCATGTCTTTCAACAGTTCCTTCAACCTTAGCTCCTTCAACCAATGGAGAACCAACTTTAATATCTCCATCTTTAGAAACTAAAAGAACTTTATCAAAAGATACTTTAGAACCTTCTTCAACATTTAATTTTTCAACAAAAATGCTTTGTCCTTCTTCAACTTGGTATTGTTTACCACCAGTTTCAATTATTGCGTACATAGTGCACCTCCTCATTCTTAAGTCTCGCCGAAATTAGGTGCTATGCTTTAAAAACCTAATCCGTGCGGTAACACAACAAGTAGTATATCATAAAAATAACAAAAAATCAAGATTTTTCAAAAAATTTTATATTATTTTAATTTTATGGTATAATAATTTATATTATTTTAAAAATAAGATAAAAGTAATTATATAAAAATCAAAATGATTGTTCTTTGAGGAGGTTTTTTATGTCAGAGAAAAAAATAAGAAGTATACAATCAAAACCTAAAAATAAGAAGCAAAGTTCTGGAAAATCAATTTTCAAAATTTTAACCATAACTATATTGACTATTCTTATGCTTGGAGCAGGAATTACAGGAATTTTTGCAACAACATTCGTAGATATTATGAAAGATGCTCCAGTTGTTGATACGTCTAATATAAATGAACTAATGATTCAATCTTCTAAAATTTTAGATAGAGATGAAAATGTAGTTGAAAAAATAGAAAACTTAGAAAATAGAACAATTGTAAAACTAAGCGATGTTCCTGAACATTTGGTAAATGCTTTTATTTCTATTGAAGACGAAAGATTTTATACACATAAAGGTGTTGACCCTATTGGTATTGCAAAGAGTCTTTTCGATACTGCTAAAGGTAGACTTAGAGGTGGTTCAACAATTGCTCAGCAATTAGCTAGAAACTTATACCTTTCTAACGAAAAGAAAATAGAAAGAAAATTAAAAGAAGCATATCTTGCAATTAAAATTACAGATAGTTTAAAAAGAGAAGGTGTTCTTGAAGCCTATTTAAATAGAGTTTTCTTAGGACAGCATTCCTATGGTGTGCAATCAGCAAGTCAAGGGTATTTTTCAAAAGATGTAAAAGATTTGACTATTGCAGAATCTGCACTTCTTGCAGCTATTGTTCAAAGTCCATCAAACTATTCTCTATATAAGACTATTAAGCCAGAAAATGTAAATGATGAATCTTCTGTTATAAAAGATTTAAACATCAATGGTCAAGTTTATAAAGCAGTATATAATCCTAAAGTACTAGATAGACAAAAATATGTTTTGAAAAAAATGTATCAGCTTAAGAAAATAACTAAAGAAGAATATGAAGAAGCTCTTAAAGAAGATGTATTTGCTGCTATCAAGCCTAATAAGGGATTTGAGAGAGAGGTTTCAACTTACTTCACAGAATACGTTAAATACCAAGTTGCTGAAAAGTTAATGAAAAAGTATAATTATACAAAAGAAGAAGCCTGGAATAAAATATACAATGGTGGTTTGACTATTCATTCTACAATGGATCAAACTATTCAGAAAAATTTAGAAAATCTTTATAGTGATTTTGCAAATGTTATGAAGGCCCCAAAAAGTGGTGGACCTGCATTTGCTTCATTTAAAAGAGATAGATCGAATAATATAACTGATTCTAATGGAAAGATAATATTATATAAAAAATCTAATATTATCGATGGAAATAATAATATTATAATTCCAAAAGGAGAATTTACCATAAACGAAGATAAATCTTTGGAAATTAAGAGTAATAGAATTTCCATGTACCAAAATGTTTTAGCGGTATCAAGTTTCTATACTATTAATAACCAAAACAATCTTGTAACCCATGGAATAGGAAGTTTTCAAGTTCCTGAGGAAAATTTAACTATTGAAAATGAAAAAACTTTTAAAATTTCTGCAAGTTTCTTTGAAACTTATAAAGATTTTTATAATGTAAATGATAATGGAGATTTAACTTTAAACTCAAAATACTTCCAAATAGATGAAGATGGAACAGTTCAACCACAATCCTCTTCTGTAGTAATAGACCATACTAAAGGCGAATTAATTGCAATAATTGGAGGTAGAGAAACAAAAGGTAATCCTCTAAATAGAGCTTATAGAGTTCCGAGACAACCAGGTTCTACTATGAAACCTATCGGAGTATATACACCTGCACTTGATAATGGATATACTGCTGCTACTGGAATTGAAGATGCTCCACACTATAATGATAAGCACGAATTGTGGCCAAAAAACTGGTATAATGGTTATAGAGGTCTTCAAACGCTTAGAGAAAGTATTGTTCAGTCTATAAACGTAAATGCAGTTAAAACGCTAGAGAAAATTGGAATTGAAAAATCAAAAGAATATTTGAAAAGATTTGGTTTAATAAATGAAGAAAATGAATTAGATGATACTTATGTTTCAAGGTCAGAAAATATTGAATATAATGACGAAAACTTATCAAGTATGGCTTTAGGTGGTATGACAAGAGGTATGACTAACTTAAAAATGACCGCTGCTTATGCCTCAATAGCAAATGATGGAAAATACCTTGAACCTATTTCATTTACAAAAGTAGTCGACTCTACAGGTAAAGTGATTTTAGAACCAGATCAAAAGCAAAGAGAAGTTACGTCAAATGCTAATGCTTTTATTATGAGAGATATACTTAAAGGAGTCCCTGATGCTATGGCACCTGGTGCTAAACATCCAACAATAGAAGTTGCTGGTAAAACAGGTACTACAAGTGACCTTAGAGACTCTTGGTTCGTTGGTTTTTCACCTTATTATACTATTGGAACATGGATTGGATTTGATAATCAAAATATAGAACTAAATAATAATAATTCTATGGCAGCAACCCTTTGGGGAAAAGTTAATAAGATAGTCTTAGAAGGTAAAAAGGCAAAGAAATTTGACCCACCTCCTGAAAATGTAATTAAGAAATACATTTCAGTCAGATCAGGATTGTTAGCTACAGAAGGATCAGGAAAAGCTGTTTATGAATATTTTGTAAAAGGTACTGAACCTACAAAATTTGAACAATCATATTTTGTTTATTATAAGATTGATAAAAGAAATGGAAAATTAGCTACTGAATCTACTCCAAAGCAATATGTTGAAGAGAGAAAATATTATATTAAAGCTAGTGCTTATAAACCAGGTAAAACTGATTATTCTAGAGATGACTTTATTAATCCACCTCCATCAGATGTATCTGATATAGTAGATGATCCAAATACAAATAACAATAACAATAATAATAATAATAACAACAGTAATAATAACAACAATAATAATAATAACGATAGTAATAGTAATACTAACGATACTAATACTAACGATACTAATACTAACACAAATGAAAATAACAATCCATAAAAAAAAAGAGTTGCAATCGCAACTCTTTTTTAGTATACTTCATCGATTATTCCGCCACCTATTACAATATCATCCAAATAAAACACAGCTGATTGTCCTTTGTTCGGGGCTCTTACTTGTTTTTCAAATTCTACAAATAACTCATTATTTTTATAGAATAATAATCCTTTAGTTTCATTTTGACCATGTCTTACTTTTACACTAACTTCCAAAGGCTTTTCTAAAGTATCAAAAGGTATAAAATTTTCTTCCCTTATTTTTATTTTATCTTTATAAAGTGCATCTTCATCCGATAATGTTACTGTATTATCTATTGCATTTATCTTAGATACAAATACTCTTTTACCCAGTGCAATTCCAAGACCTTTTCTTTGACCAACAGTATAGTAAACTATACCTTTATGTTTTCCAAGTTTATTTCCCTTTTCATCAATAAAGTATCCTTCTTTTATCAATTCGGGATTCCTTTGTTTAATAAAAAGACCATGATCTCTATTTTGAACAAAACAAATTTCTTCACTATCTTTTTTTGAATAAGTCAAAATATTTTCATCTTTAGCAATTTGTCTTACTTCTTCCTTTTCTAAATCTGCAAGTGGAAATAAAGTCTTTGATAAAACTTCTTGACTTGTATTGTATAAAAAATAAGTTTGATCTTTTTTAGAGTCTTTAGCTCTTTTTAATAAGTATCTATTATAATTTTTATCAAATTCAACTTTTGCATAATGTCCAGTAGAAATAAAATCAGCCTTTAGAGGCTTTATTTTTTCCACAAAGCTATTAAATTTAATGTATTTATTACAAGCAACACAAGGATTCGGAGTGTAACCAAGAGAGTACTCTCTTACAAAATTTTCAATTACTTTTCTATCAAATTCTTCCCTAAAGCTCATTGTATAATGCTTTACTCCCATAGCTTCAGCAACAATTTTTGCATCCATAACAGAGGATAAAGAACAACAGCCTTTTTCTTCATCATAAAGATGTCCTTTAGGTACTAAATTCATAGTAACTCCAATTACTTCATAACCTTCTTCCAATAACAAATGGCAGGCAACACAACTGTCGACCCCGCCACTCATTCCTAAAATAACTCTTTTATTCAAAATTACCTCACTAATAACTGATAATTATTCCACCCTCATTTTCGTAAGTAGAAGATAATCCTCTTGCAGAAACAATCAAAATATCCTTAAAATTGTATCTTTCAACTATTTTATTCTTTATTTCTTTTGCTCTTTCCAAACAATTACAATGAGTTATTACCAATATTTTTTCTTCAATATTTGAACTATTTTCAGCTATTGCATCAATTAATTCACTATATGCTTTTTTTAAGCCTCTAACTTTCTTATAAATATCTATTTCACCATTAATACCTTGCATAACAGGCTTTATAGAAAAAGCAGAAGCAATCATAGCTTTTAATTTAGAAATTCTTCCATTTTTTATTAAATTATCAAGACTTTCCAAAACAAAAAATATATTCATTTCTGAAATGTATTTTGTTACATTATCAACAATTTCTTGGAACGTCATTTTTTTATCTATACATTCTTGAATTTTCAAGGCAACTAAAGTTTCTCCAGAGGCAGCAGACTTAGTATCAAAAACATGAATCAATCTTTCTCCCTTTTCAAGTACCATTGTCTTTGCTAAACATGCATTAGAATATGTTGCACTTAATTTTCCAGATAAAGTTACACAAAAAACTTCTTTTGCCTCTTCAAATTTATCCATAAAAAGTTTAGGAGATGGTGCAGCTGTTTTTATAGAACTTGCATTTCTCATAGCTTGTATATATTTATCTACATCTAAATTTTCATCATCTAAATAATCAACATCATCCAGTTGTAATGTCAAAGGAACTAATTCGATATCTAGTTTGCTTTTCATCTCCTCTGTTAAATCACAACAACTGTCAGCAACTATCAATCTATCTTTCATACTATCCTAACCTCTCTTCAATAAATTTGGCAAGTTTTTTAGCTTCAACTTCCAATTCTTCTTGATTTTCTCCTTCAATCATAACTCTAACTAAAGGTTCAGTTCCAGAAGGTCTTATTAAAACTCTTCCATTACCTGAAAATTTTTCTTCAATTTGTTTTATCTCAGCAACTATTTCCTTATCTTGTGCATAAGCATTTCTATTTTCAAGCTTAACTTTTGCATTTACTAAAACTTGTGGATATGAAACCATAAGCTCATTAAAATAAGACAATTTATTTATACTACTTGCAACTAGTTCACAAATCTTTAAAGCTGTAAAAGTCCCATCTCCCGTTGTACTATCATTTAAGAAAATCATATGTCCAGATTGCTCAGCTCCAAGAATGTAATCATGTTCAAGCATTTGTTCAAGAACGAACCTATCTCCAACTTTTGCTGCAACAAAATTTACATCTATTGAGTCTAAATATTTTTTTAGTCCAATATTACTCATAACTGTTCCAACAACAGCATTATTTGTAAGTTCATCTTTTTCTTTATATGACTTAGCCATTGCTGCTAAAATATGATCTCCATCCATAATATTTCCTTTTTCATCAACAGCTAAACATCTATCAGCATCTCCATCAAAAGAAAATCCCATATCAACATCATTTTCCAAAACGGCTTTTCTTATTACTTCCATATTTGTACTACCACAATTTAAGTTAATATTCTTTCCATCAGGAGCAGTATTTAAAGAAATAACTTCCATTCCTAACTCTTCAAATAATTTTCTCGCAATTTTATAACTTGCCCCATTTCCAAAGTCTACTGCTATTTTTAAATTTGAAAAATCTGCATCTACTCTTGATTTTAAATAATCCGCATAAATAGAAACCGCCTCTTTTTCTTCAGTGAAAATTCCTTCTTGAACTTCTCCAAAGTCAAAATTTTCATCATCTAAAATATTTTCAACTTTAAATTCTATTTCATCAGAAAGTTTGAAGCCATCTTCATTAAAAATCTTAATTCCATTATATTTAAAAGGATTATGTGAAGCAGAAATAACAGCTCCTCCAACTGCTTTAAAATATTTAATTAAATAAGCAACTGTTGGTGTTGGCGCTATTCCAATAGTAACTACATTAAAGCCCATTTCTAATAAGCCTTTAGCTAAACTACTCTCAAGATTTTTTCCACTTTCTCTAGTATCTCTACCTATTATAAATAACTTTTCTTCTTTATCTTTTAAAATATATCCAACAGATTTTCCGAGTTTATATGCAAGTTCGTCAGTTAAATTTTCTCCATATACTCCTCTTACACCATCTGTTCCAAAATAATTACCCATTTTTTCTCCTGTTTTATTTTCTAAATTTATTCTTGATTACACAAATAATCACAACAATTATATCATAAATAAAGAAAAAAATCATTAATTATAGCAAAAAACAATGTATTTATATTTATCGTACTAAATTTAAATTTCTCATACTATTATAAATAAAGTACAATACTTTTTTAATTTTTCTCTTTTATTTTAAATTGTGCCATTATTATACTTAATAAAGTAATGACAACAACTATAAGGTAAATTGATTTGTTCTGTTCAAATCCTAAAATTCCCTCTGGTATTAACTTTGAAATCCATAGATAAACTCTATCTCCAAAATAGACTCCCATAGCAAAGAACAATTGAAAAATTCCCATACTTACATTTCTATCTTCTTTTTCAAAGTATTGCATAGCCATTGAAATCAAGCAAGTATACGCAATTCCATAGCCAAAACCATTAAAAATATATCCAAAAAATGCAGGGATATATGAATTAGTTAATAAAATAATTATATAAAATATTAGATTTGAAACTAAACCTAAGATTAAAGTTTTTTCAATTCCTATCTTCTTTGCAAAATAAGTTCCTGCTAATACACTTGCAATAAGTTGTGGAAAAGCAAATAGTACGTCAATATAAGCCAAACATATAGGTGGCATATTTAAATTAACTTTTGCATAAGCAATCATATTTGCTCCTGACGTTGAAAACTTTATAAATGAAACTAAAATTGCAATTAAACAGATATATAAATAGCCTTTAAATTCAAAAACTTTTTTAACTTTTTCAAAGCTAAATCTCTTTGCAGAATAAGAAACATCTTTAACAAAAAAACTTAATATCAAAGCTACAATTGAAATTGTAGCAGAAAGTGTCCAAAGCAATTTAAAATTCTTGTATGTACCATAAGTTGACAAATACTGTATTGGAGCTGCTATAAATTCTGCTAAAAGCGGTGCTATTGATAGAATCGACGCTGAAATTGCAGCTTTTTCCTTAGAAAAAGTCTCTGAAAACAACACATTGAAAACTGCAAGCATAGATGCACATATTCCCATAGCTATTGATGAAAAATAAAGAGTATTATAGCTTGGTTTTAAAACGACCATTAAAGATGCTAATGTTAAAATAAAAAGTGCAATTTGAATAAATATTTTTTTTCTATTAAAAATATCACTCAATATAAAAATTGGCAGTCTGATAAAGCAACTTATTAGTCCGTATGCAGAAGTTATCTGTGCAGCCAAAACAATCGAAAAACCAAGCCCCCCCTCTTTCATAGGACTTATAGCATAGAGCTTTCTATAAGCTCTTACAACTGTTATTCCACTCCAAAAAAGTACAAACAACCAAAATATTAACTTTTGATTTCTATCCAAATCGTATTTCTTTGAAATAAAATATATAATTACAAAAGTTAAAATAATCATAAAAATTGATGAATATAATTTTTCCATTTTTCTCTCCTAATTTTTTGGCTTAAAAGCTAAAATTTTACCACGTCTTATATATTTCTTTAAATCTATTTTATGTCCCCATTTTGCAAGATATTCTTCAGTTAATTCCTCTTCAATTATAGTATAAAGTTCGAAACCTACCATTTTTAAAATATTCTTTAACTTCTCCGAAGTTATTGAGCCAGCGACTCAAGTTGCATGAAAAATCGGTTCATCTTTGACCCATGATGGCAATTCATTAAATTGAACAATATCTGAAATTGAAATTCTTCCCCCTGATTTTAAAACTCGAAAAATTTCAGAATAAACTTTCTCCTTATCTTCACATAAATTTATAACACAATTTGAAATTACACAATCAACAGTATTGCTCTCAACTTTAAGATTATCTATATCTGAAACCATAAATTTAGTATTTAAAAACTTCTTTTTTTCTCTTATGTAATTTGCTCTTTCAATCATTTCAGGAAGTCTATCAACTCCGATAACAAAGCCTTCTTTCCCAACTATTTTACAAGCCTTAAAAACATCCATTCCTTTACCACAACCTAAATCTAAGACTGTTTCTCCACATCTTAAATTTGCATTTTGAATAGGATTACCACAACCCAAGCCAAGATTTGCTCCATTTTCTATATCTTCTAAAGTATAACCTAGACTTAAAGCAATCTTCTTTTCAATCTCTTTACTATCTTCACTTTCTCTTAATCTATCGTTTACAGCAATATTTTTATATAGATTATCTATTACTTTTTTACTATCACAACATTTCATATAAGCCTCCATACGACTTTATTATTTTATCACAAAATAAGGTGTTAGTCTAATTTACTTTTAATTTTTTAACTATACAAATTTTTACAAAAAAAATTAATAACTTGATTTTTTTCTAAATTACCTGTATTATATGGGTATAAGATAACTAGGA
Above is a genomic segment from Parvimonas micra containing:
- a CDS encoding methyltransferase domain-containing protein gives rise to the protein MKCCDSKKVIDNLYKNIAVNDRLRESEDSKEIEKKIALSLGYTLEDIENGANLGLGCGNPIQNANLRCGETVLDLGCGKGMDVFKACKIVGKEGFVIGVDRLPEMIERANYIREKKKFLNTKFMVSDIDNLKVESNTVDCVISNCVINLCEDKEKVYSEIFRVLKSGGRISISDIVQFNELPSWVKDEPIFHAT
- the glmM gene encoding phosphoglucosamine mutase, with translation MGNYFGTDGVRGVYGENLTDELAYKLGKSVGYILKDKEEKLFIIGRDTRESGKNLESSLAKGLLEMGFNVVTIGIAPTPTVAYLIKYFKAVGGAVISASHNPFKYNGIKIFNEDGFKLSDEIEFKVENILDDENFDFGEVQEGIFTEEKEAVSIYADYLKSRVDADFSNLKIAVDFGNGASYKIARKLFEELGMEVISLNTAPDGKNINLNCGSTNMEVIRKAVLENDVDMGFSFDGDADRCLAVDEKGNIMDGDHILAAMAKSYKEKDELTNNAVVGTVMSNIGLKKYLDSIDVNFVAAKVGDRFVLEQMLEHDYILGAEQSGHMIFLNDSTTGDGTFTALKICELVASSINKLSYFNELMVSYPQVLVNAKVKLENRNAYAQDKEIVAEIKQIEEKFSGNGRVLIRPSGTEPLVRVMIEGENQEELEVEAKKLAKFIEERLG
- a CDS encoding MFS transporter; translated protein: MEKLYSSIFMIILTFVIIYFISKKYDLDRNQKLIFWLFVLFWSGITVVRAYRKLYAISPMKEGGLGFSIVLAAQITSAYGLISCFIRLPIFILSDIFNRKKIFIQIALFILTLASLMVVLKPSYNTLYFSSIAMGICASMLAVFNVLFSETFSKEKAAISASILSIAPLLAEFIAAPIQYLSTYGTYKNFKLLWTLSATISIVALILSFFVKDVSYSAKRFSFEKVKKVFEFKGYLYICLIAILVSFIKFSTSGANMIAYAKVNLNMPPICLAYIDVLFAFPQLIASVLAGTYFAKKIGIEKTLILGLVSNLIFYIIILLTNSYIPAFFGYIFNGFGYGIAYTCLISMAMQYFEKEDRNVSMGIFQLFFAMGVYFGDRVYLWISKLIPEGILGFEQNKSIYLIVVVITLLSIIMAQFKIKEKN
- a CDS encoding DegV family protein, with protein sequence MKDRLIVADSCCDLTEEMKSKLDIELVPLTLQLDDVDYLDDENLDVDKYIQAMRNASSIKTAAPSPKLFMDKFEEAKEVFCVTLSGKLSATYSNACLAKTMVLEKGERLIHVFDTKSAASGETLVALKIQECIDKKMTFQEIVDNVTKYISEMNIFFVLESLDNLIKNGRISKLKAMIASAFSIKPVMQGINGEIDIYKKVRGLKKAYSELIDAIAENSSNIEEKILVITHCNCLERAKEIKNKIVERYNFKDILIVSARGLSSTYENEGGIIISY